The Ostrinia nubilalis chromosome 19, ilOstNubi1.1, whole genome shotgun sequence DNA window aaattaaaacaatttaaaacaaataatgagGCAATAGCCATAATAACAATATAATGTTTGAATTTATAAGCACAAAAGGACAGTAGGAGCGCTTCGTACTAATCTATATGTTTTTGGCGCCATTTGCCTTCGCTGTCTGGCGCATAACGCCTTCCGCGAAGGCCAGAAAATGGGCCCGGCTGGGATCGTCACCGACCAAGAAGGGAAAGCTAACCGGCTCAATCGCCCGTTGAATCCTGTGTTCGCAGTCATGACGCCTGGCCGAGAACCTAGGGCACTCGGTCAGGATGTGCTCTACTGTTTCGCTGGTTGAGTCGTCGCAGACACAGGTTTCAACCGGCGAGAGCTTAAACCTATGGAGGTAACTCCTCAGACCCCCGTGACCAGTGAAAAGCTGTGTAAGGACATTTGTCAGAGTCATCTTGGTGAAGACTCAAACTTTTTTCAAGGGGTTTTTATTTATCCTTTTTTCTTAATCTATTTTTTGCTTTTGCCTTCTGGCTGACTATtaaaaaccaactttatttctttattaaaaaatactcaaaaactTAATACTATTACATTTTGCTTACAGAACTAATACATTTTTCCTTATTCTATTTTGCTTAATACTACGTACAAGTTTTTCTTACTTTTCTCTACTTTCCTTAATCTAGAAACATTttcttatttacttacttatgtttattacattttttatttatctatttgtttactatttttctatttcttgCTAGTCGTatataaattcaatttataACTTTAGCAAGTGCTTAATTACTATTCCTCTTATTTACTACTCTACATATCCTAATGCAATAGTCGACGAAAATTTCTctactgtttttatttaataatagggCCGGTAGATTATCTTGGTTTATTACCATGTCTAATTTTGTTTCAGTGTCGTACCTCTCGCGGGCGTGGACGGGACACTCTGTGAGCAAGTGAAGGACTGTTTCTTCACAGTCCGGATTGCAGATACACGATGGGTTATCCCTGCACTTGAATCGGTTCAAGTACTGGGCGAACCCACCGTGTCCTGTTAAGATCTGGGTGAGCATCCCTGTCGGTCCTATCTTGCGAGCAAACTTGTACGCCGTGTATGCATCAGGGAGAAAAGACTTGGTGGTTGACGcggtgtcaccctgtgtgtacCTATCGTTCCATTTATCCagggtgtcttctcgaattagtCTCTTAACGTAAGAGATCGGACACCGGTCGTAGTCTGGCTTCCGTTTGGATGCCAGTGCTGCCTCCTTTGCCAGCTCATCGGCGCGCTCGTTGCCAGGAAGACCTGCGTGGGCTTTCACCCAGAACAAAGACACAGCTTTGCCTTGGGTGGAGGCCGTCCGCAGATTCTTCCTCGTCTCCACAGCAAGAGGGTGAAGTGAGTCATGGTTTGTGATCGTCTCCAGCGCTGCCCTCGAATCACTGTATAGACCATAACTCGCTTCCGCCCCTTTTAGGATTTGGCCCGACGCCTTCCATATGGCCAAGAGTTCCGCCTGATAGACCGTGCAGTACGCGGATAAGCTGAGTTTGGAGTTCCGGATCTCGGCCTCATTATTCCACCAGGATAATGCGGCTCCGACCTTCCCTTCAATCTTGCTCCCGTCGGTGAAGATTCGCACCGCCTGCACGTTGTGTTGGTCCACAAGGTGTTGATCTACCAGACTCACGAACTCGAGGCTCATATGTTCAGCGGGATGTGGAGCTTCTGCAAACCCTACCACACTCTCGGTCTCTCTGTCTCCCAGAACCGGCGGGGGCGACCCTCTCCTCGCAAAGTACAGGGCAGCTGCCTCCTGTATTCGCAGGTCGAGAGGAAGTATCCCCGCCAGTGCCAGTGCCGAGTGTAGAGAGACTGTGCGGTAGGATTTACATAGCTTTTGGGCGAAACCCCTTTGCACTGTAGAGAGCAACTTTTGCACCCCCAGCTTACTTGATGCAGGCGCCCAAGCTGCCGCCGCATACATGATGATGGGCTCTACTGTTGCTACATATATGGTCCTGATTATGTCTTGATGTAGACCCCAACTGACCTTAGCTGCTCTCGAGAGTTGTTTGTAAATGTCCAGTGCCTTTTTGCACTGGAGCGCAACATGTGTGTTAAATGTCAGCTTATGGTCAATGGTGAGCCCTAAAATCTTTACCTCCGTTGACAGTCCAATGTCAACCCCTCCCATGGTCAGCAGCGGGTCGTCGTACCTCAGTTTTCTCGTCAAAACCATGGCGCACGTCTTGTGAGGCGCGAACTTCAACTTATTTACGACTCCCCACCGCTGAACAAAGGCTAGAGCGGCATTGGCCTGTCTCGACACCTCAAGACCAGTGTCCCCATCGAACACCATCACCACGTCGTCCGCGAAGGCTTGCACGTAGTATTGCCTCCTCTCCAATTCCTGCAGCAGAGGGTCAAGAAGGACATTCCACAGGATCGGGCCACCGATTGACCCTTGCACACATCCTTTGTTCGTGCTCCTCGTGCATTCCTCCCCGGCGTACCTTACTTTGACTCTTCTGCAGTCGAGGTAGCTGTCCAGTAGCCTCCTGATATTGACCGGGCACTTTTCCTCAGCCAGACGGACTCTGATAGCTGGCCACCACGCGCTATCGAAGGCGCCCTCTATATCCAATGACACTAGGGTTACTAGCTTCTTCAGCCCAATCTTACCCTTGATGTGGTGTATTAGTTTATAGAGGGCGTCCTCGGTGCTCCTCTGGGGCATGAATCCGTACTGGCGAGTACTAATCCGCGGTACTAGGTGCCATTTCATCCGTGCTACTACCATCTTCTCCAGGATCTTTCCCAAGACCGGCAACAGGCCAATTGGTCTGTATGCCTTGGGATTCGTGTAATCTTCCTTGCCCGGTTTTCTTAATACCACAACAGTGGCTTCCTTCCAAATGTCCGGGAAGTGCCCTATCTCAAGGCACTTGTTGGCCAGGGCAAGGAAGGCGTCCAGATCCTGGTAGATCGCTCTCCTGCAGATGTCTGCCGTGAAGCCATCCGCTCCGGGGGCCTTCTTTGGGTTGAAACTCCCCACCGCGGTCTGTAGCTCCAGCGGTGTAAACGGTGGATCATGGTGTTCATCATGACCCAGGTCGTTTACCCGCTTTGCCGCCTCTCTGGTCCGGCGATGGTCTTCGTTATCTGTTGCCTCCAGGTCTTTCGGGTAGAATGTCTCCGCTAGAAGGTTCACCGATTCTCTTGGGTTCAGGAATGCACCGTCTTTGGTTAGGGTCAAGTCTTCTTGTCTCCTGGTGGTTCTCCTTATGACTCTATATATCCCCTCCCAGAGTCCTTCCCGATCCTGTTTCTCGCAGAACTCCTTCCAACTTGCTATTTGGGCTTTCTTGGCTTGGCACTCGTAGGCTTCCTTCTTTTCTAGGTACTGGGCTACCACTATTTCTCTGCGGTACGGCGCCGCGTTCTTGATCTTTCGCCTGAAGGTAGTGGTAACCCTTTTTAGCCTCGTGAGCTCATCATTCCACCATGGGACTTTGAGTACCTCAGTACTCCTTTTGGCTGGCATACTAAACTGGCATGCTGCCGTTATGCTGTTTGAATAATTTTGTATAACTTGTTCCAaatcgtttttgtcactaatattattaattaattcgatattaatattgttttgcaattttatttctGAAAATTTTTCTCTAAAAATGTCCCAATTCGCCTTCTTTGTATTATAGAGCCTGGTGGTTCGCTCCACTCTCAGGCCTCGACTTTTGCGGAGACTAATGTGAAAAAGTATGGCGTTGTGGTCAGAGCTCGTCATGTTCTGGTCTACCCTCCAGTTATCTACCAGGTCCAGTAGATCTGTGGTGCAGGCTGTTATATCCACGTGGCTGGTGAACGCTCTTCCACCTCTGATGGTATCAAAGGTAGGCGTATCACCAGTATTTAGTACCTGAAGCCCAGACTCTTCCAGGGTCCCGGACAGTTCTTTCCCCCTGTGGTCTTCTACGGTGCTACCCCACCAGGTACTCTTAGCGTTGCTATCTCCTCCTATTAGCAGTGACATAGGGCCCAACTCCTCTCTGATGGTCCGAAGCTGCTCCAAGTATGGCTCTATGGGCTGGTCCGGTTCGAAGTAGAAGGATACCGCCGCGATTTCCCAAGCTGCGGTTCGGATCCTCACCACAACAATATTGTTGTTAGTGAGTTTCGGGCACTGGATGACGTCAAGGCTGTCGTCGAAGACAACTATTGCCGCCTTCACAGTCCCATCTCCTACTGTCGCATTTTGGTAGAGTCTCGCCCCACGGTAATCCTTCATCCTTCTCACCCCACCCACATACGGCTCCTGGAGCAGTGCTAGTGCGAGTTTACGCTCACTGGCCTCAATCATGAGTTCTGTGGTCGCCAGTTCCTTCCTCTGGAGGTTAGCTTGGGCCACTGTATAACGTCTGGTGGGGTTGCCTGCCCCGGAACAGCTATCGTCGCCCTTAGCAATACGCTATTTTTGCCCGCGCTAGCGCTTCCCACCGTCTACGTACGGGGCACTCGGCGCTGAAAGCGTTATGCTCTACTGGGGTGTCAACCTTCGCGGTCATGCAGTTGCAACAAGTTGGTGCTGCCGATGCCAACCAATCCGGGCAGTCCTGCTTCATGTGCAGTCCGCCACAATGACTACACTTCGGCACGGTCTCTTTGCAGAATCTCCTGCCATGTCCATATGCTAGGCACATGGAGCACTGCACCAAGGGAGATTGATCGTCCACCTTCACCCTCTGCATGTCGACGTGGACCGTGCCGCAGCTCATCATCCTGTTGTATATCTGAGGTGACACCCGTAGGACGATATGGTTCATGAGCGGATTCCTCGCCTTACGGCGGTACCTAAATTCCATCCTATCGTCCCCCTTGTCGAGGCCCTGGAAAACCCCTCCGTTCTGGTTTCTCAAGGCAGCGATGATATCATCGTTGGTATTGTACGACAATACATCCTTGAGGACCAGCATCGGGTCCTGGTTTTTCATCTCCTCGACAAGGAGTCGATCTCCTGCACTCTTTAGCCTGTCTTGAACCTTTTGCCGTTCCTCTACTGTTCTGCATCCTATAATAACCTTTTTGTCCTTCACCTTCCTGACCCTCTCCACAGTCACCCAGCCGTCTTTTGCGTTCACAGCCTGTCGGACCTGTTTGAGGACCTCTTCGCTGTTCTCTTGTTCATTCCGGGACGTAACAACGATGGAGTGTAAAGAGCTCCTATCGTTGTTATTGTTTGCTTGCCTTCTGCTCTGGTCCGCGGTTATTTCAGCGTAAGACGCTCTCTGGGTGGCCTGGTTGTTAAGGACGGACTCTCTGAGCTTTGATAGTTCGATGTTCGTCTGCTCTAtcttgttgctctgctcctttATGAGCTCTACCATTTCCTTACTAAGTGCTCTTGAGTCCTCCGTGTCCTTTTTGTCGTTCCCTTCCTTCTTTCCTTCTCTTTCCTTGCCCTTGAGTTCCTTGTTCTTATTCTTTTCCTCTTCCAATTCCGCCACTGCTTCCTTCAACAATTGGTAGAGCTTATCGACGGCCATAATCATGCCCTCTTTCAGGTCTGTCCTCAGATTGCGAGACTCATTAACATGAGATTTCGCCCTCTGAAGCCAGACCCGTCCTTCGTGAGCTCTACCTGTCAATTTCGCCGATTGTGGCGATTTTGTCGTCGTGGTTGTAGTTGAAGCCGGTGTCTCTACCGACGGTCTGCGAGCTGCCGGCCGCGTCTCGGCGGTTGGCGCTATCTTCAGCTTCAATTTAGGCTGACCAGTCATCTTGGTGGTAGTTTTTGTCGGTGGTGGTGATATAGTTATCACCTGTGAGTGCGGATGCGTTGCCGACGTACACGGCTTTGGGTCAGTCTTACCGCTCTCCCCTTCCCCTGTGCTGCGCCTCACCCTGGAGGCTGTAGTCGTATTTTTAGGCGAGGGTCCTGCCCTCTCCTTCTCAGTTGGGGATGTGGTAGGCTGGTCTGCCATCTTCTTTTTGGGTGTGTGTGCAATGGCGAACATTGGTCCTGGGGTTCGAGCCTTGTCAATTTGTAAATATAAAACTCAGTTCAATAAAACTGTCGTGCTATCTATACCAAAAGTGGTATAGAGTTCCAGTACagtataataaaacaaaaatatacagtagagtaaaataaaataactaagagTAAGTACTTATCCTAGGTGTACCGGTCAATAGACTCGGTTCACGTGCGTCGGAGGAACAGGTAAGGTAATGTAGAGTGATAAAGCTTTATttaagtgtgtgtgtgtgtatgtgtgtgtgtgtttgtgtgttgtatgtgtgtgtgagtgtagaTGTGAATGTGTTTTGTATGTGTatatgtgtgtgtgtatgtgtgtgcgtgtgtgtgtgttagGTTTATGTGTATATATGCaactattttatgtactaaccTTGTGTTTTTTCTCTTTCAGGTCGCGCTCTACCTACGCGTCAGTTCCAGCAGGGAAGCTCACCCGGGTGTCCAACAGTTGGTAAGTCAATTTTCTTACTTTGCCTTGGGAAGCGCAAGTTTCCCTATGCTCTACCTtacttatttactataatatttgGCTATAGGCCTGTCCTTATATActaatttacttaaaattactttctagaaaaaatttttgagtcaaaaaatttttgtagAGTTTGGCTCTATGTAGAGCTTCAGACTCTATGTCACCGGATGGCTCTACTTATGGGCTTTCTAATGACCCAAGTCCTGATCCTCTACGACGGCTAGAAGCAAAGTTATCGGGGTttttatatttccaaaatggcgGTCAAAATGGCCGACCAAATATTAAAACCCTGCTATCTTCCCTAATTTTGGCCGCAGAAAGCCGAGCGACGGCTCTTCTTGTTTCCCCTCGCGAGCTCTACACGAATCCGTGGGTATCTCTACAAAAAGTAGAGTCGCGTCAAAATCGCTCCTAAGCACGTGGATTCGGTAGAGTAAGCCGCGCCGATGTCGCCACTCGAAACCCCGTCCTCCTACGACACTCCTGTCCAAAGTTATGGCGTgttttgtaaaaacaaaatggcggcccaAGATGGCTGCCGGATTTTAAGTGCCCGTAACTTTGGAGTCCGAGGTCGCAGGAAGTCGTGCGAGGGCTCGTTCTTCTCGCCCCGTCGAGCTCTACACGCCCGTACGCTTCGCCAAAATAGGTAGAGTCCCAATTTGGGTGCTCTATATTTTGGTAGAGTGGGTGTCCTTTGGTGGTGCTAGGACAGGTGGCAGATGTTATTTTGCCTGAAGCGTACCCGGATTGTAGAGCCCTTAATACTAACTCTCTCCCGGCTCTACCTAGAGTCAAAAGttgttaataaaaaatgtagCCCTCGGATAGCTAACCAATTTGCAAAAAACCCCGTTAAAAAAGACCGAATAGTTTCCGAGATATCGAATTTTAAAGATTTGACCTACTTTTAATTTACGTAATTACAATCCAAAAATGACCCCCCctaattttgaatttagaatTTTGAAAACAATACTGTATGTTGAACCGGGAGAAAAAATAGCATTCACGGTCGAAAAACCTGAAAATGTCCCCTAGTTTTGATTTTATACCCCTTTCAAATTTTTGAACTTTTGGTTTGTTTACgttttttgaatttaaatacGCGCGAAATTTACAAACCAAAAATTCTGGGTTTTGACCTCTTGTTGCCAAATTTCCTACTCTATATTTTGAAACTTTGAAATTCTCAAAAAACGCCGACCTTCAGGGTTTTCAGGCCTTGTTATTGAAAAATGGGATATTTTACCTATTTGCCTGCTGAAAATGGTTCctattaatgattttaaaaatttaaaaacgaacTAATAAAAAGATGAATTATTCTAAAAAATGccaaatgaaattttaattttaaatttaatttaaacctatttaattttacttattaatttttgcaaaaatttaaaaagcacctcgtatttttgttttaatatataTATTTAATGTTAACCCAGAATCTAAATCTTTATGAAAATGAAGTTTTTTCTGCtgaaaagaattttgaaaatttacaCCCTTTAACcctgaaaaaattttttgaaaatttcaagtctcaaattgaaaaattttttgaaaTCAAAACCATTGACTTGACCCTTAGATAACTGTAAAAATATAAGAAATGTGAAATAcctaatagtttttatttaataacaatttttatacgGTGACCTGGTGATTCCCAACTTATTTGTGCACTTTTTGGGCgagttcactttttattccaGGCCCAAAATATTCCCCGATGTTGGTGACGCCCGGGATTTGATGGTGTCGTTTGATAGGGTGTAAAGAGCTCTATCGAACGACactttaatcaaaattttttgaccaccccttctattatatttttaatttacaaaactttgtttacttaaaatttaaccGCAAATAAGTTGGTAATGCTATTTTAGACTATATTATATTACTAAATTTAAAAACTAAGAACGTGGATATGTTAATTCAGATGTCTATTTTACACTATAAAAATTTCACTAATATAGGGGGTGGTTTTCACCCTTAAATAATTTACTCTAACTTTAAAATCTTAATATCTTTTTAACTACTAACTATTTTAACAccaaatttaaaacacttattAAACTAAAACTTATCTTTAATATATAGTCTCTTTTTCCAGGGTTGTCACCGCGGCGTCGACTCCAGGGCTGCCTCAAAGTTTGCAACGCCGGTTTGGGGTTGTTCCGCCGCTGCAACCCCCACGTGTTGGGTGTCGTTGAAAAGGTCTTGACGAGGCCGATGTGATGGTGGTCTTCTTTTGAGCCAAAAGACTCAAAAAGACGGACCACGTGCCACGTGgtttgtatttttctatttctCCCACCCCGAGGGTTCGccaaaaaattttttgggaAGTCTCGAGGGGTAGGGGACGTCGAGGTGCACAGGATCAGCAATTAAAAGTTACAGGTCACCGCTGAAGTTCTCGAGCTGGAGCCGCTGGAAGTTTTGAAAA harbors:
- the LOC135081218 gene encoding uncharacterized protein LOC135081218; this translates as MADQPTTSPTEKERAGPSPKNTTTASRVRRSTGEGESGKTDPKPCTSATHPHSQVITISPPPTKTTTKMTGQPKLKLKIAPTAETRPAARRPSVETPASTTTTTTKSPQSAKLTGRAHEGRVWLQRAKSHVNESRNLRTDLKEGMIMAVDKLYQLLKEAVAELEEEKNKNKELKGKEREGKKEGNDKKDTEDSRALSKEMVELIKEQSNKIEQTNIELSKLRESVLNNQATQRASYAEITADQSRRQANNNNDRSSLHSIVVTSRNEQENSEEVLKQVRQAVNAKDGWVTVERVRKVKDKKVIIGCRTVEERQKVQDRLKSAGDRLLVEEMKNQDPMLVLKDVLSYNTNDDIIAALRNQNGGVFQGLDKGDDRMEFRYRRKARNPLMNHIVLRVSPQIYNRMMSCGTVHVDMQRVKVDDQSPLVQCSMCLAYGHGRRFCKETVPKCSHCGGLHMKQDCPDWLASAAPTCCNCMTAKVDTPVEHNAFSAECPRKELATTELMIEASERKLALALLQEPYVGGVRRMKDYRGARLYQNATVGDGTVKAAIVVFDDSLDVIQCPKLTNNNIVVVRIRTAAWEIAAVSFYFEPDQPIEPYLEQLRTIREELGPMSLLIGGDSNAKSTWWGSTVEDHRGKELSGTLEESGLQVLNTGDTPTFDTIRGGRAFTSHVDITACTTDLLDLVDNWRVDQNMTSSDHNAILFHISLRKSRGLRVERTTRLYNTKKANWDIFREKFSEIKLQNNINIELINNISDKNDLEQVIQNYSNSITAACQFSMPAKRSTEVLKVPWWNDELTRLKRVTTTFRRKIKNAAPYRREIVVAQYLEKKEAYECQAKKAQIASWKEFCEKQDREGLWEGIYRVIRRTTRRQEDLTLTKDGAFLNPRESVNLLAETFYPKDLEATDNEDHRRTREAAKRVNDLGHDEHHDPPFTPLELQTAVGSFNPKKAPGADGFTADICRRAIYQDLDAFLALANKCLEIGHFPDIWKEATVVVLRKPGKEDYTNPKAYRPIGLLPVLGKILEKMVVARMKWHLVPRISTRQYGFMPQRSTEDALYKLIHHIKGKIGLKKLVTLVSLDIEGAFDSAWWPAIRVRLAEEKCPVNIRRLLDSYLDCRRVKVRYAGEECTRSTNKGCVQGSIGGPILWNVLLDPLLQELERRQYYVQAFADDVVMVFDGDTGLEVSRQANAALAFVQRWGVVNKLKFAPHKTCAMVLTRKLRYDDPLLTMGGVDIGLSTEVKILGLTIDHKLTFNTHVALQCKKALDIYKQLSRAAKVSWGLHQDIIRTIYVATVEPIIMYAAAAWAPASSKLGVQKLLSTVQRGFAQKLCKSYRTVSLHSALALAGILPLDLRIQEAAALYFARRGSPPPVLGDRETESVVGFAEAPHPAEHMSLEFVSLVDQHLVDQHNVQAVRIFTDGSKIEGKVGAALSWWNNEAEIRNSKLSLSAYCTVYQAELLAIWKASGQILKGAEASYGLYSDSRAALETITNHDSLHPLAVETRKNLRTASTQGKAVSLFWVKAHAGLPGNERADELAKEAALASKRKPDYDRCPISYVKRLIREDTLDKWNDRYTQGDTASTTKSFLPDAYTAYKFARKIGPTGMLTQILTGHGGFAQYLNRFKCRDNPSCICNPDCEETVLHLLTECPVHARERYDTETKLDMLFTGHGGLRSYLHRFKLSPVETCVCDDSTSETVEHILTECPRFSARRHDCEHRIQRAIEPPVLAPGPRRSASVRVGPRRSSRPALAPGPRRSSRPVRVGPRRSAPVLAPGPRARSAPVLGPGPRRSASVRAGPRARPSRPVRAGPRRSAPGLSPSAGETYIDDWAVLAPGPRRSAPVRVGLRRSASVRGGPHRSASVRGRSSRPVRAGPRARSASVRVGPHPAYHQVPVKTYIDDWAVIVPGPHPAYHQVPVKHTSTTGRSSRPVRTRPITKCR